One segment of Thermosynechococcus sp. HN-54 DNA contains the following:
- a CDS encoding phosphoketolase, with amino-acid sequence MTAVTSVPSFCEGIQYFGSDWPDWDRYGQRPLLNAQQSALTDLDATEAAYQTLLYADALRYLILQMTGSKASGHPGGFASQAEAYAALVMLGHKNIITEVGHHAPGFYAAMFLDRSLEKMGIYTVQDLRDRFREKHGLLGHLSGYIPGILAPAGPLGQGQHFAMAAAWLHRHILFPFTLGDGGLGEPYVMSSMAHCHTAFPEVTNFLPVLVWNGFSQEHHSMVSLKSNPEMMAYWHGNGFQEVVLVDAKDFDDSGQEGDYVDSTQFSFDQRLAFMQAVLKGVQEAARSALSGKLTVFILKQLKGAGVHAKGAKSHNLYAQHTLDNPDIVNALKARALSPAAWELVRQNCVAAAGGPAAEVVVTEQVLELPSLGEIALEAYALGENKVATTAMGRMVAEVGQRDRRYLVTNADGNEASGIGNINQALKIIHPTTDPLYNQVPNGQVYEPLSEDACAGLAAGLCLMGSRSLWCSYESFAINGLPIWQTVTQAMAELRRPTPATVTLYTAGALEQGRNGWTHQRPEIEAYYAALLRNGNVFALFPPDANSIQVCYRWALTAQNKGIAIFASKTPLPVRTTFAQTEQALDEGAVTLYESASGGATLVLAVLGDMILQPVYGALPQLEQLGYRVRIVSVINPRRLYRPTDVAWQTCAEPDGGFADEATFERLFGGDALLGVTGGAAALLEPILLRATCPRDVLAWQRGETTASPAELMAYNGLTPEGICDRARSLLK; translated from the coding sequence ATGACAGCGGTAACTTCGGTGCCCAGTTTCTGTGAAGGAATTCAGTATTTTGGCAGTGATTGGCCAGACTGGGATCGCTATGGTCAAAGACCGCTCCTCAATGCCCAACAGAGTGCCCTTACGGACTTAGACGCCACCGAGGCCGCCTATCAAACGCTGCTCTATGCCGATGCCCTCCGTTATCTGATCTTACAAATGACTGGCAGTAAGGCCTCCGGTCACCCCGGTGGGTTTGCCAGCCAAGCGGAAGCCTATGCCGCCCTAGTGATGTTGGGGCACAAAAATATCATCACGGAAGTGGGACACCATGCCCCCGGCTTCTATGCCGCCATGTTCTTGGATCGCTCCCTAGAAAAGATGGGCATTTATACGGTTCAAGACCTGCGCGATCGCTTCCGTGAAAAACATGGCCTTCTTGGCCACCTTTCTGGTTATATTCCCGGCATTCTCGCTCCGGCAGGTCCCCTTGGACAGGGACAGCACTTTGCCATGGCCGCTGCTTGGTTGCACCGCCACATCCTCTTTCCCTTCACCTTGGGGGATGGTGGCTTAGGGGAACCCTACGTCATGAGCAGTATGGCGCACTGCCACACCGCTTTTCCAGAGGTGACCAACTTCCTACCCGTCCTCGTGTGGAATGGCTTTAGCCAAGAGCACCACAGCATGGTCTCCCTGAAAAGCAATCCGGAAATGATGGCCTACTGGCACGGCAACGGCTTCCAAGAGGTGGTCCTAGTGGATGCCAAGGACTTTGACGACAGCGGCCAAGAGGGAGATTACGTTGATAGCACCCAGTTTTCCTTTGATCAGCGCTTGGCCTTTATGCAGGCTGTCCTCAAGGGGGTTCAAGAGGCGGCGCGATCAGCTCTTTCGGGCAAACTGACGGTTTTTATCCTCAAGCAACTGAAAGGAGCCGGCGTGCACGCCAAGGGGGCAAAATCCCATAACCTCTATGCCCAGCACACCCTCGACAATCCCGATATTGTCAATGCCCTAAAAGCCCGCGCCCTGTCTCCCGCTGCTTGGGAACTGGTGCGTCAAAACTGTGTTGCCGCGGCTGGCGGACCGGCGGCAGAGGTAGTGGTCACCGAGCAGGTTTTGGAGTTACCTTCCCTTGGCGAGATTGCCCTTGAGGCCTATGCATTGGGTGAAAACAAGGTGGCGACCACAGCCATGGGACGCATGGTGGCCGAAGTGGGACAGCGTGATCGCCGCTATCTGGTCACCAATGCCGATGGCAACGAAGCCTCTGGAATTGGCAACATCAACCAAGCCCTGAAGATCATTCACCCGACGACGGATCCCCTTTACAACCAGGTGCCCAATGGCCAAGTCTATGAACCCCTCAGCGAAGATGCCTGCGCAGGTCTGGCAGCAGGGTTGTGCTTGATGGGCAGCCGCAGCCTTTGGTGCTCCTATGAGTCCTTTGCCATTAATGGCCTCCCCATTTGGCAAACCGTCACCCAAGCCATGGCAGAGTTGCGCCGTCCGACGCCCGCCACAGTAACCCTCTATACCGCCGGTGCCCTTGAGCAGGGGCGCAATGGTTGGACGCACCAACGCCCGGAAATTGAAGCCTACTACGCTGCCCTACTGCGCAATGGCAATGTCTTTGCTCTCTTTCCACCGGATGCCAACAGTATTCAAGTGTGCTACCGCTGGGCACTGACGGCACAAAACAAGGGGATTGCCATCTTTGCCAGTAAAACCCCCCTACCAGTGCGCACCACATTTGCCCAAACCGAACAGGCTCTTGATGAGGGTGCGGTGACCCTCTATGAGTCTGCCAGTGGTGGTGCCACATTGGTGCTAGCGGTGCTAGGGGACATGATTTTGCAGCCCGTGTATGGTGCCCTCCCCCAGTTGGAACAGCTCGGCTATCGGGTGCGGATTGTCTCGGTCATCAACCCCCGCCGTCTGTATCGTCCCACGGATGTTGCTTGGCAAACCTGTGCTGAACCGGATGGCGGCTTTGCCGATGAGGCCACCTTTGAGCGTCTTTTTGGCGGTGATGCCCTCTTAGGAGTGACGGGGGGTGCAGCCGCTCTCTTGGAACCGATTCTCTTGCGCGCTACCTGTCCCCGCGATGTCTTGGCTTGGCAGCGGGGAGAAACGACCGCCAGCCCTGCAGAACTCATGGCCTACAATGGCCTGACCCCAGAGGGGATTTGCGATCGCGCCCGTTCACTTCTAAAGTAA
- a CDS encoding cobyrinate a,c-diamide synthase, with protein MVLVIAGDRSGVGKTTVALALNAALKARGQRLQTFKVGPDYIDPLFHSTISGRPCRNLDVVLTSAEYVRACVGYYSQGMDAVLIEGVMGLFDGRGGTPEGSTAHVAHLLKAPILLVLDVQKQAASVAALVYGFCHYDPSLQIAGVVLNRVASDRHRQILEAALAPLGVPILGVIYRDQALALPSRHLGLVPPHECREFQALGDRLAHLGNTCFDWERLTPLLAPAPTPSASPVSVSPVTQVAIGIAQDSAFHFYYADTLDLLQALGATLIPVSPLRDTHLPTGLNGLILGGGFPEVFAPELAANHSFLESLRQAIQGGLAIYAECGGLMYLSQGIQTSEGHYYPLVGHLSAVAHMGKKLTLGYRQATALQTTVCLQAGEVVQGHEFHYSHLSAPPPTPLWQLNGAPEGWGNPRLHASYLHLHWGGHPQWAVRFLQQAAQVG; from the coding sequence ATGGTGTTGGTGATTGCGGGCGATCGCAGCGGGGTCGGGAAAACCACGGTGGCATTGGCGTTGAATGCTGCCTTAAAGGCACGGGGGCAGCGGCTACAAACGTTTAAGGTGGGGCCTGACTACATTGATCCCCTGTTTCACAGCACGATTAGTGGTCGCCCCTGCCGTAACCTTGACGTGGTCTTGACCAGTGCTGAGTATGTGCGAGCCTGTGTGGGCTATTACAGTCAGGGCATGGATGCAGTGCTTATTGAAGGGGTGATGGGGCTATTTGATGGCCGGGGGGGCACCCCTGAGGGCAGTACCGCCCACGTGGCACACCTTTTGAAGGCCCCTATCCTACTGGTTTTGGATGTGCAAAAACAGGCGGCTTCCGTGGCGGCCTTGGTCTATGGCTTTTGCCACTATGATCCCTCTCTCCAGATTGCCGGCGTGGTCTTAAATCGAGTGGCCAGCGATCGCCATCGGCAAATCTTGGAAGCTGCTCTTGCTCCCCTTGGGGTGCCTATTTTAGGAGTGATTTATCGAGATCAAGCTTTGGCACTCCCCAGTCGCCATCTGGGCTTAGTGCCGCCCCACGAATGCCGCGAGTTTCAAGCCCTTGGCGATCGCCTAGCCCATTTGGGCAACACCTGTTTTGACTGGGAGCGACTCACACCGCTCCTTGCCCCTGCGCCCACTCCCTCAGCCTCCCCTGTTAGCGTTTCCCCCGTTACTCAAGTCGCCATTGGTATTGCTCAAGATAGCGCCTTCCACTTTTACTATGCTGACACCCTTGATCTGCTTCAAGCCTTGGGAGCAACGTTAATTCCGGTCTCACCCTTGCGGGATACCCACTTGCCCACAGGTCTTAACGGTTTGATCTTGGGGGGTGGCTTTCCAGAGGTGTTTGCGCCAGAGCTAGCGGCAAATCACTCGTTTCTTGAATCACTGCGGCAGGCCATTCAAGGGGGCTTAGCTATCTATGCCGAGTGTGGTGGCTTAATGTATCTTTCCCAAGGCATCCAAACCTCCGAGGGGCACTACTACCCTTTGGTGGGACATTTGTCAGCGGTTGCCCATATGGGTAAAAAACTCACCCTCGGCTATCGCCAAGCCACGGCTTTGCAAACAACGGTGTGTCTGCAGGCGGGAGAGGTGGTTCAGGGTCATGAATTTCACTATTCTCATTTGAGTGCACCACCGCCAACGCCCCTGTGGCAATTGAATGGTGCACCGGAAGGCTGGGGCAATCCTCGCCTCCATGCCAGTTATCTGCATCTCCATTGGGGTGGGCATCCGCAGTGGGCCGTCCGCTTTCTCCAGCAGGCGGCGCAGGTTGGATAA
- the psbA gene encoding photosystem II q(b) protein: protein MTTTLQRRESANLWERFCNWVTSTDNRLYVGWFGVIMIPTLLAATICFVIAFIAAPPVDIDGIREPVSGSLIYGNNIITGAVVPSSNAIGLHFYPIWEAASLDEWLYNGGPYQLIIFHFLLGASCYMGRQWELSYRLGMRPWICVAYSAPLASAFAVFLIYPIGQGSFSDGMPLGISGTFNFMIVFQAEHNILMHPFHQLGVAGVFGGALFSAMHGSLVTSSLIRETTETESTNYGYKFGQEEETYNIVAAHGYFGRLIFQYASFNNSRALHFFLAAWPVVGVWFTALGISTMAFNLNGFNFNHSVIDAKGNVINTWADIINRANLGMEVMHERNAHNFPLDLASAESAPVAMIAPSINS from the coding sequence ATGACCACAACTCTCCAACGTCGCGAAAGCGCAAATTTGTGGGAGCGGTTTTGTAACTGGGTGACCAGCACCGATAACCGCCTCTATGTGGGCTGGTTTGGTGTGATTATGATCCCCACCCTGCTCGCCGCTACCATCTGCTTTGTGATTGCTTTCATCGCTGCTCCCCCTGTGGACATCGATGGCATCCGTGAGCCTGTTTCTGGCTCCTTGATCTATGGCAACAACATCATCACTGGTGCGGTTGTCCCCTCCAGCAACGCCATTGGCTTGCACTTCTACCCCATTTGGGAAGCTGCTTCCCTCGATGAGTGGCTCTACAACGGTGGCCCTTACCAGCTGATCATCTTCCACTTCCTGTTGGGTGCCTCCTGCTACATGGGTCGCCAGTGGGAACTCAGCTACCGCCTCGGTATGCGGCCTTGGATCTGCGTGGCCTACTCTGCGCCCTTGGCCTCTGCCTTTGCGGTGTTCTTGATCTACCCCATTGGTCAAGGCAGCTTCTCTGACGGGATGCCCCTCGGTATCTCTGGTACCTTCAACTTCATGATTGTGTTCCAAGCGGAGCACAACATCCTCATGCACCCCTTCCACCAACTGGGTGTAGCCGGTGTCTTTGGTGGTGCTCTGTTCTCGGCCATGCACGGTTCTCTGGTGACCTCCAGCTTGATTCGTGAAACCACCGAAACCGAATCCACCAACTACGGTTACAAATTCGGTCAAGAGGAAGAGACCTACAACATCGTGGCGGCCCACGGTTACTTTGGTCGCTTGATCTTCCAATACGCCAGCTTCAACAACAGCCGTGCCCTGCACTTCTTCCTCGCTGCTTGGCCGGTGGTGGGGGTCTGGTTCACCGCTCTGGGTATCAGCACGATGGCCTTCAACCTCAACGGTTTCAACTTCAACCACTCCGTCATTGATGCCAAGGGCAACGTGATCAACACCTGGGCGGACATCATCAACCGTGCCAACTTGGGTATGGAAGTGATGCACGAGCGCAATGCTCACAACTTCCCCCTCGACTTGGCTAGCGCTGAGTCTGCTCCTGTGGCCATGATTGCTCCGAGCATCAACAGCTAA
- a CDS encoding Coenzyme F420 hydrogenase/dehydrogenase, beta subunit C-terminal domain encodes MTAAHQKARALKRGSPRPAKALCSECGLCDTYYIHYVKEACAFLNQQFESLEQQSHGRARNLDNWDECYFGVHQQMMAARKTEPIAGAQWTGIVSSIAIAMLESGRVEGVVCVQNSESDRFTPKPVIARTREEILAARVNKPTLSPNLSVLEQVEQSGLKRLLVIGVGCQIQALRAVQDKLGLEKLYVLGTPCVDNVTRAGLQKFLETTSRSPETVIYYEFMQDFRVHFKHSDGSTETVPFFGLKTNQLKDVFAPSCMSCFDYVNGLADLVVGYMGAPFGWQWLVVRNDLGQEMLDLVRDQLETQPVTSAGDRHAAVQQSIPAYDKGVTLPLWAAKLVGLVIERIGPKGLEYARFSIDSHFTRNYLYVRRNYPHKLAAHVPAFAKKIVDQYQLPPQ; translated from the coding sequence ATGACTGCTGCCCATCAAAAAGCCCGTGCCCTCAAGCGCGGTAGCCCCCGCCCCGCCAAGGCGCTGTGCAGTGAGTGTGGCCTCTGCGACACCTACTACATCCACTACGTCAAGGAGGCATGTGCCTTCCTCAATCAGCAGTTTGAGAGCCTCGAGCAGCAAAGTCATGGCCGTGCCCGCAACCTCGACAATTGGGACGAGTGCTACTTTGGCGTTCACCAGCAGATGATGGCGGCTCGCAAAACCGAACCCATTGCGGGGGCGCAGTGGACGGGTATCGTCAGCAGTATTGCCATTGCCATGTTGGAGTCGGGACGGGTCGAGGGCGTTGTCTGCGTTCAAAATAGCGAGAGCGATCGCTTTACCCCCAAGCCCGTGATTGCCCGCACCCGTGAGGAGATTCTGGCCGCTCGCGTCAATAAACCCACCTTATCTCCCAATCTTTCAGTGCTGGAGCAGGTGGAGCAATCCGGCCTCAAACGGCTGTTGGTGATTGGGGTTGGCTGTCAAATTCAGGCGCTACGAGCCGTACAGGACAAACTGGGTCTTGAAAAGCTCTATGTGCTAGGCACCCCCTGCGTGGATAACGTCACCCGTGCCGGTCTGCAAAAATTTCTGGAAACTACGAGCCGATCGCCCGAAACCGTCATTTACTACGAGTTCATGCAGGACTTTCGCGTACATTTCAAGCACAGCGACGGCTCCACAGAAACGGTGCCCTTCTTTGGCCTCAAAACGAATCAACTCAAGGATGTCTTTGCCCCCTCCTGCATGAGTTGCTTTGACTACGTCAATGGTCTTGCCGATCTGGTCGTGGGCTACATGGGTGCTCCCTTTGGTTGGCAGTGGCTGGTGGTGCGCAATGACCTTGGCCAAGAAATGCTCGACCTCGTGCGCGATCAATTGGAAACGCAGCCCGTCACAAGTGCCGGCGATCGCCACGCTGCGGTGCAACAAAGTATTCCCGCCTACGATAAAGGCGTCACGCTCCCCCTGTGGGCGGCAAAACTAGTCGGCCTAGTGATTGAGCGGATTGGCCCTAAAGGGCTTGAATATGCCCGCTTTTCCATTGACTCCCACTTCACCCGCAACTATCTCTATGTGCGGCGCAACTATCCCCACAAACTCGCCGCTCACGTGCCCGCCTTTGCCAAAAAAATTGTTGATCAGTACCAACTGCCCCCCCAATAA